The Coccidioides posadasii str. Silveira chromosome 3, complete sequence genome contains a region encoding:
- a CDS encoding uncharacterized protein (EggNog:ENOG410PP4Y~COG:S~TransMembrane:8 (o30-53i65-85o91-109i281-303o323-344i378-399o411-432i444-463o)~BUSCO:4550at33183), with translation MEGSPVSRGYRAILALREVEFADRMKKGEILPLIFPHNFSSIFIVVAVLLVPWPRHNAFRFARHFAFCVVLYLNTLTIVNCRTLGMANSYGVGMGFIWLTIWSATLLVFRDVQGEFKRIERTREVRERRSNGVNAEANGHKNLQFWQSEISSPGNGGLSKTSGEKTTNSLQCRAKYRWQSYPEKFSHRFTWVLDVSMFSFRGTGWNWGNPTLPPSVADPPTKYVLMSVLKKTFIHYLRLDLVKILMVRDSYFWGLVDSPHPPFLAPLGHFAGFFAHIYRHFLIYLGIVSSLTTLHGYLCIAYLLLSLFYGSSTRITVPIEAPWLYRGLFGPFSSVFDYGLAGGWGKWWHQIFRYGFVSPSDWMFQYLPRFLRKKPIFLFLRAMIAFMLSGLIHACGSYTQFAPTHPLSGPFLFFILQFLGIVAQGLTSHLLSHLPFPLPKWLKQWGNVAFTITWILLTGPLVANDFSRGGIWLFEPVPISPLRGFGFGTPDEGWWCWHGKWFRMWKGEKWWQRGIQIL, from the coding sequence ATGGAAGGCTCCCCAGTCAGTCGTGGATACCGTGCCATTTTGGCATTGCGGGAAGTTGAATTTGCTGATCGCATGAAAAAGGGAGAAATTCTTCCACTCATCTTTCCTCACAATTTCAGCTCTATTTTCATCGTCGTTGCAGTGTTACTTGTTCCATGGCCCCGCCATAATGCTTTTCGATTTGCTAGGCACTTTGCTTTTTGCGTGGTTTTATACTTGAATACGTTGACAATTGTCAATTGTCGTACCCTGGGTATGGCAAATAGCTACGGTGTCGGTATGGGCTTTATATGGCTTACGATTTGGAGTGCAACTCTACTTGTGTTTAGGGACGTTCAAGGGGAGTTCAAGAGGATAGAGCGGACTCGTGAAGTTCGCGAGAGAAGGTCGAATGGTGTCAATGCTGAGGCAAACGGGCACAAGAACCTACAGTTCTGGCAAAGTGAAATATCCTCGCCTGGGAACGGCGGTCTGTCAAAAACCTCGGGCGAAAAAACAACGAACAGTCTTCAATGCCGAGCAAAATATAGATGGCAATCTTATCCTGAGAAGTTCTCGCATCGCTTCACCTGGGTCCTCGACGTCTCGATGTTTTCTTTTAGAGGAACTGGTTGGAATTGGGGTAACCCGACACTTCCACCCTCCGTGGCGGATCCTCCAACAAAATATGTGCTCATGTCGGTTTTAAAGAAAACATTTATTCACTATCTGCGCCTAGATCTTGTCAAAATCCTCATGGTGAGGGACTCCTATTTCTGGGGGCTTGTTGACTCGCCCCATCCGCCTTTCCTTGCGCCGCTCGGCCACTTCGCTGGCTTTTTCGCTCATATATATCGTCACTTCCTTATATATCTCGGTATTGTCTCGTCGCTTACGACTCTCCACGGTTACCTGTGCATAGCTTACTTACTCTTATCTCTCTTCTACGGCTCGTCTACCCGGATTACCGTCCCAATCGAGGCACCGTGGTTGTACCGTGGGCTCTTTGGTCCATTCTCTAGTGTATTCGACTATGGTTTGGCCGGTGGATGGGGCAAATGGTGGCATCAAATCTTCCGGTATGGCTTTGTGTCGCCAAGTGATTGGATGTTCCAATATCTTCCGCGTTTTCTCCGAAAGAAACCTATCTTTTTGTTCCTACGGGCAATGATTGCCTTTATGCTCAGTGGGCTCATCCACGCCTGTGGAAGCTACACCCAATTTGCACCTACACACCCCCTGTCGGGTCCGTTTCTGTTCTTCATTCTCCAATTTCTGGGAATTGTAGCCCAGGGCCTCACATCACATCTCTTGTCGCATCTACCCTTCCCGCTGCCCAAATGGTTGAAACAATGGGGTAATGTTGCGTTCACAATCACCTGGATTTTGTTAACAGGGCCACTTGTTGCCAATGATTTTTCAAGAGGTGGGATTTGGTTATTTGAACCTGTTCCAATTAGTCCACTGCGGGGTTTTGGATTTGGAACCCCCGACGAAGGCTGGTGGTGTTGGCACGGAAAGTGGTTTAGGATGTGGAAAGGAGAGAAGTGGTGGCAGCGCGGGATTCAGATATTATAG
- a CDS encoding uncharacterized protein (CAZy:CE10~EggNog:ENOG410PKWF~COG:V~MEROPS:MER0034665), with protein sequence MVFESDVSLNVSKFQPSAIPPASHAVNQHIMSMADGKPRWWEVGAQTFREMRARGETAMPPSALLDCAQSFSIPSREPGRNIPCRIIKPEGSSAPSGVFLHIHGGGWVLMDEESQDALLKHYTDAANLVSISVGYRLAPEHPYPAGPEDCYDVAEWLVENAEKEFGAPLKFMGGESAGGHLSALTALHLLSHENPKYSDFKFKGLLLHFGVFDLSSTPTTYTFKRSPALVIDRESMTHSTNAFLQSPASDPKDPKISPLYFDFLSLTASGKSLPPAVFTCGTEDVLLDDTIFMSAKWQMAGGEAIVKIVPGAPHGYIMCPPGLVPGTEEILEFLEKFLKEKV encoded by the exons ATGGTATTTGAAAGCGACGTCTCTCTTAATGTCTCCAAGTTCCAGCCCAGCGCGATTCCTCCAGCCAGCCATGCAGTCAACCAACACATAATGAGCATGGCGGATGGCAAGCCGAGATGGTGGGAG GTCGGCGCACAAACATTCCGTGAAATGAGAGCTAGGGGCGAGACTGCAATGCCCCCGTCAGCTCTGTTAGATTGCGCTCAGTCATTCTCAATTCCTTCTCGCGAACCCGGAAGAAATATTCCATGCAGAATAATTAAACCGGAGGGCAGCTCTGCGCCGTCAGGAGTATTCTTGCATATTCACGGCGGTGGGTGGGTTTTGATGGACGAGGAATC CCAAGATGCCCTGCTGAAGCATTATACGGATGCTGCCAATCTCGTCTCTATATCAGTGGGCTACCGCCTTGCACCCGAACATCCCTACCCTGCCGGGCCAGAAGACTGCTACGATGTTGCGGAGTGGCTCGTAGAGAATGCTGAAAAAGAATTTGGCGCGCCTCTGAAGTTTATGGGCGGAGAG TCTGCTGGAGGCCATCTTTCAGCGTTGACGGCATTACACCTCCTTTCTCATGAAAACCCGAAATACTCTGATTTCAAATTCAAAGGCTTGCTCCTCCATTTTGGTGTATTCGACCTCTCATCCACACCGACAACATATACTTTCAAGCGTAGCCCAGCACTCGTTATCGACCGCGAATCCATGACCCATTCTACC AACGCGTTCCTTCAGAGTCCCGCTTCCGATCCCAAAGACCCTAAGATTTCCCCATTATATTTCGATTTTCTATCCCTTACCGCCTCGGGAAAATCACTCCCTCCTGCAGTATTCACCTGCGGAACTGAAGATGTCCTTCTTGACGATACTATTTTCATGAGTGCAAAATGGCAGATGGCTGGTGGCGAAGCAATAGTGAAAATTGTGCCCGGTGCACCACATGGATACATTATGTGCCCACCGGGATTAGTGCCGGGAACTGAAGAGATATTGGAATTTTTAGAGAAGTTTTTGAAGGAGAAAGTTTAG
- a CDS encoding uncharacterized protein (EggNog:ENOG410QDFR~COG:L~BUSCO:1260at33183) — protein MPPRRTSKTPTSRALSGASRGGKRKPPALIDLTADDDDEVALSSQARSAPRQYVPSQTLSQPALPPENFLSLSQRLPDTQAELEEEANAAAVVESSQELDDSAYSDFELYEGILLHKIVGVRYYNGQATKGEYVNIRREPGNPYDSNAIRIDNVMGDQIGHLPRQLASKLAPYIDSADLLVEGVLAGNKGVYECPISLKLYGTSEPRQQLELMARMKRHGLPVAELLMKNSDRKKRQLQELKAAAANSSRAHKNIGRGEEWNKSDNAFGVNMAPPGGHSDEKNKNQESIDDIIGQSVVFNPREMSQVVEKFGADEKELAAMPMAECPASLSTELLPYQRQGLAWMLDKESPQLPGVGREDVVQLWKRQAQAYKNIATGYVTNQAPPLASGGILADDMGLGKTIQTISLILADLKVASAQSSRTTLIISPLGVMSNWRDQIATHVKQENALKVLVYHGTGKKEAEKLDQYDVVITTYGALAMEFGQVDGKSPKAPKPKQGLFSMRWRRVVLDEGHTIRSPRTKGARAACALEADSRWSLTGTPIINNLKDLYSQLRYLRISGGLEDFSVFNSALIRPLKDEDPNANLVLQALMATICLRRKKEMGFINLRLPPMQSHILHVKFSQHEKEKYDMFQAEAKGVLMEYSNGKKSNVTYSHLLEVILRLRQVCNHWKLCQSRINSLMDLLEKEKIVSLTPENVKALQALLQLNIESQETCPICLDSLDQPVITACAHTFDYSCIEQVIERQHKCPLCRAELADTSNLVHPAVALGEDDSKVDVDPEESSSKIQALIKILTAQGQAPGSKTVVFSQWTSFLDLIEPQLVKHNITFTRIDGKRSSTKRDVAMATLTNDPNCTVMLASLNVCSVGLNLVAANQVILTDSWWAPAIEDQAVDRVYRLGQKRPTTVWRLVMEGSIEDRVLDIQKRKRDLMTTAFREKNSKTGEQQRARLADLEKLLQ, from the exons ATGCCACCCCGAAGAACTTCAAAAACCCCGACATCCCGTGCATTGTCAGGGGCGTCCAGAGGAGGCAAACGCAAACCTCCTGCTCTTATTGACCTGACCGCAGACGATGACGACGAGGTGGCATTGAGCTCGCAGGCTCGTAGTGCGCCAAGGCAATACGTTCCCAGCCAAACCCTCAGCCAACCTGCTCTTCCTCCCGAAAATTTTCTTTCACTCAGCCAGAGGCTTCCAGACACCCAGGCCGAGCTGGAGGAAGAAGCGAACGCTGCAGCAGTTGTTGAATCCTCCCAGGAGTTAGATGACTCCGCCTACTCGGACTTTGAGCTTTATG AAGGTATTTTACTCCACAAAATAGTCGGGGTTAGATATTATAATGGGCAGGCGACCAAAGGAGAATATGTGAACATTAGACGCGAGCCTGGCAACCCCTATGATTCCAATGCAATCCGGATCGACAATGTCATGGGCGACCAAATCGGCCACTTACCTCGCCAGCTGGCTAGCAAATTGGCTCCCTACATA GATTCTGCGGACTTACTAGTAGAGGGTGTTCTAGCGGGAAACAAGGGTGTTTACGAATGTCCAATCAGCCTAAAACTATATGGAACCAGTGAGCCCAGACAGCAACTAGAGCTCATGGCGAGAATGAAAAGGCACGGGCTGCCGGTTGCAGAGCTGCTCATGAAAAACAGCGACAGGAAGAAGCGACAGTTGCAGGAATTGAAAGCCGCCGCCGCCAATAGCTCCAGGGCACACAAAAACATTGGAAGGGGTGAGGAATGGAACAAATCGGACAATGCCTTTGGTGTTAATATGGCTCCTCCCGGAGGGCATTCGGAcgaaaagaataagaatcaAGAGTCTATTGACGACATTATCGGCCAAAGCGTTGTCTTCAACCCCAGGGAGATGAGCCAGGTCGTTGAAAAGTTTGGCGCTGATGAGAAAGAACTTGCAGCAATGCCGATGGCGGAGTGTCCGGCCTCGCTTTCGACGGAATTGTTACCATATCAACGTCAAGGACTCGCGTGGATGTTAGATAAGGAATCACCACAGCTACCGGGGGTTGGACGTGAGGATGTGGTGCAGTTGTGGAAGCGGCAGGCCCAGGCGTATAAAAATATCGCAACTGGTTATGTCACAAACCAGGCACCTCCACTTGCCAGCGGTGGAATCCTTGCGGATGATATGGGTCTTGGGAAGACTATACAGACTATTTCCCTTATTCTAGCGGACCTAAAGGTGGCATCCGCTCAATCTTCGAGGACCACACTGATTATCTCTCCGCTTGGAGTGATGAGCAATTGGAGAGATCAGATTGCTACCCATGTCAAGCAGGAGAATGCGCTTAAAGTTCTCGTATACCATGGGACAGGTAAGAAAGAGGCCGAAAAGCTCGACCAATACGATGTAGTAATCACCACTTATGGTGCACTTGCCATGGAATTTGGGCAAGTTGATGGCAAAAGCCCTAAGGCCCCGAAACCAAAGCAGGGCCTTTTCTCTATGCGCTGGCGCCGAGTTGTCCTGGATGAAGGGCATACTATTCGATCTCCACGGACCAAGGGAGCAAGAGCAGCTTGCGCTCTGGAGGCCGACTCTCGATGGTCACTGACTGGGACACCTATCATTAATAACCTGAAAGACCTATACTCACAGCTTAGATACCTCCGTATATCTGGTGGATTGGAAGATTTTTCTGTCTTTAACAGTGCGCTAATCCGACCGCTCAAAGACGAAGACCCCAACGCCAATCTCGTTCTCCAGGCTCTAATGGCGACAATTTGTCTACGCCGGAAGAAGGAAATGGGATTCATCAACCTTCGCCTTCCGCCCATGCAATCACATATCCTTCATGTCAAGTTTTCCCAGcatgagaaagagaaatacGATATGTTTCA GGCCGAGGCGAAGGGTGTCCTTATGGAATATTCTAACGGGAAAAAGTCGAATGTTACCTATTCACACTTACTTGAGGTTATCCTGCGCCTTCGACAAGTCTGTAACCATTGGAAATTGTGCCAAAGCCGCATAAATAGCCTCATGGATCTGttggagaaggaaaaaattGTATCTTTGACACCAGAAAATGTAAAAGCGCTCCAGGCGCTCCTCCAACTGAACATTGAGAGTCAAGAAACGTGCCCTATATGCCTCGATTCTTTGGATCAGCCAGTGATCACGGCCTGTGCTCATACCTTCGATTATTCTTGCATAGAGCAGGTCATTGAAAGACAACACAAATGTCCCCTTTGCCGCGCAGAACTCGCAGATACGTCGAATCTTGTTCATCCCGCTGTTGCTCTCGGTGAAGACGACAGCAAGGTGGATGTCGACCCTGAGGAAAGCAGCAGCAAAATTCAAGCTTTGATTAAAATTCTAACGGCACAGGGTCAGGCTCCGGGAAGCAAGACAGTTGTTTTCAGTCAATGGACATCGTTTCTTGACCTGATTGAGCCGCAGCTTGTAAAACACAATATCACTTTTACCCGGATCGACGGTAAGAGGAGCTCCACCAAACGGGATGTGGCCATGGCGACTTTGACCAATGATCCGAACTGCACTGTCATGCTCGCGAGTTTAAATGTCTGCAGCGTTGGCCTCAATCTTGTGGCCGCCAACCAAGTTATTCTTACAGATAGCTGGTGGGCGCCTGCCATCGAAGACCAGGCAGTGGATCGCGTCTATCGACTGGGCCAGAAACGACCTACTACGGTATGGCGGCTTGTGATGGAGGGGAGCATTGAAGATCGAGTACTGGATATACAGAAACGCAAGCGTGATCTGATGACCACCGCTTTTAGGGAGAAGAATTCAAAAACGGGCGAGCAACAAAGAGCGAGATTGGCGGATTTGGAAAAGCTGCTGCAGTAG
- a CDS encoding uncharacterized protein (EggNog:ENOG410PSJV~COG:S~BUSCO:2517at33183), whose protein sequence is MASTMALRAATHRLTITPVEELPSMAAYLASTLGESSAILSTPEHQRKAAGASDTGLLVTKLKARITSLLQDRSIEGRWTAIILAKAAIEAGQWEILRGCEPWVRALLAILAKPDPSSSKKLALITLTRIFRLTHQYPTLTREITTPCLPSFVTSCLNLISVKSASDGSRKLKQNNLLIIPVFSSFLELLPNHPTIFRPFSAQLHDLLVPLIGSLGSNDFISEPLIYLAQRLFVSLHHCAPKNTSGDEWVKAYRSTISSAHRVGDHLFRAVIEQWESVDVEKRRPGRSRDYNSPVGDDGPDPLGLQGWDGVQEGSGRLVSLLRLLSQFLSTHTHSSVSIPIGYTLDLTARLASLSIPGLENEDDRSNLINRGISRDERESLFSELPSIHVSVLNLLSTVVKTIGAGSTSIAQTCLDQALWIFDATNGKKAVRIAAYGCIETTLPIIGYTFTKAAIGLLAPAIRLACADLLPQHNPTQLIEKAPQTKGSQTAINADAFLGTNATSKAIDPKLSNSKEIQLPGLELLANFLTCIPTDLIPLSLRAEIDRTAILTGAVKLMMASVLNPIPPTSNQRGHASIMPFLARSNIGDLEVEGLLRPRMPVLVTGTGKRKLTTQEEDIRMEREDLGTMDRDIYKQPTLLAENSVLTESIPKPMDIDTDLESRGTKRGHETDSGAQISAPSLGTQPEIVSPDKKPRTETSSPMAAPLQSIAASEQKDTSSETPILREPLDNKPLALESSLTSTALSRAEVTLELPEQTRDHNAFQSRICSTMHQGTVTKDDEEMASDDEIPQLNLDPDTDEDDDVSMQ, encoded by the exons ATGGCCTCGACGATGGCTCTCCGAGCAGCTACCCACCGGCTGACAATAACCCCAGTTGAGGAGCTGCCGTCTATGGCAGCGTATCTCGCGTCGACCCTAGGAGAAAGTAGCGCCATATTGTCCACTCCAGAGCACCAGAGAAAGGCAGCGGGCGCATCGGATACTGGGCTACTGGTAACTAAGCTAAAAGCTCGAATTACCAGTCTACTCCAAGACCGAAGCATTGAAGGCCGGTGGACAGCAATTATATTGGCTAAAGCTGCGATTGAAGCTGGTCAATGGGAAATACTCCGTGGCTGTGAGCCTTGGGTTCGAGCGCTTTTGGCTATCCTAGCT AAACCAGATCCATCATCTTCGAAAAAATTGGCTCTCATTACCTTGACTCGAATCTTTCGACTTACCCACCAGTATCCGACTTTGACACGGGAAATAACAACCCCGTGTTTGCCGTCGTTTGTAACTTCGTGCCTGAATCTTATATCAGTCAAATCAGCATCCGATGGAAGCAGAAAATTGAAGCAGAATAACCTGCTGATTATCCCAGTATTTAGCTCTTTCTTGGAGCTTCTACCTAACCACCCTACAATATTCCGGCCTTTCTCTGCCCAGCTGCATGATTTGCTCGTACCTCTGATCGGTTCTCTCGGCTCCAATGATTTTATTTCTGAACCCCTTATATATCTGGCTCAACGCCTGTTCGTGTCTCTCCATCACTGTGCTCCAAAAAATACATCTGGAGACGAATGGGTCAAAGCATACCGGTCAACGATATCATCTGCTCATCGCGTGGGAGATCATCTTTTCAGGGCAGTCATAGAGCAATGGGAATCCGTTGATGTTGAAAAACGCAGACCCGGAAGATCTAGAGACTACAATAGCCCAGTTGGTGATGATGGTCCTGATCCACTCGGGCTTCAGGGTTGGGATGGCGTTCAAGAAGGCAGTGGTCGGCTGGTTAGCTTGTTGCGGTTACTGTCACAGTTTCTATCGACTCATACACATTCGAGCGTGTCCATTCCTATTGGTTATACTCTCGACCTAACAGCCCGGTTAGCCTCCCTCAGTATTCCCGGCTTGGAAAATGAGGACGATAGATCAAATTTAATCAACCGCGGAATCAGCCGGGATGAACGGGAAAGTTTATTCAGCGAACTCCCAAGTATCCATGTTTCCGTACTGAATTTGCTTTCTACAGTCGTGAAAACAATTGGAGCTGGGAGTACTTCGATCGCTCAAACTTGCCTTGACCAGGCTCTCTGGATCTTTGACGCGACAAACGGTAAGAAAGCCGTTCGGATAGCCGCCTACGGGTGTATAGAAACTACATTGCCCATTATTGGGTATACATTTACAAAAGCAGCAATTGGTTTGCTGGCCCCAGCGATACGACTCGCGTGTGCCGATTTACTACCCCAACATAACCCCACACAGTTGATCGAAAAGGCACCTCAGACCAAAGGAAGCCAAACTGCAATTAATGCAGACGCATTCTTGGGCACCAATGCTACATCTAAAGCCATAGATCCCAAACTGTCAAACTCCAAGGAGATCCAACTCCCTGGCCTCGAGCTGTTGGCGAACTTTCTCACGTGCATTCCGACAGATTTGATCCCTTTGTCCCTACGTGCGGAAATTGATCGAACTGCGATCCTTACGGGGGCCGTGAAACTTATGATGGCTAGCGTGCTTAATCCTATTCCACCCACAAGCAATCAACGAGGTCATGCCAGTATCATGCCATTCCTCGCGAGGAGTAATATAGGCGACCTGGAAGTTGAAGGATTATTGCGGCCACGGATGCCGGTTCTCGTGACTGGTACTGGGAAAAGAAAACTCACGAcccaagaagaagacatcagGATGGAGCGCGAAGACTTGGGCACCATGGACCGTGATATTTACAAACAACCGACTTTGCTGGCTGAAAATAGTGTGCTAACGGAATCGATCCCTAAGCCAATGGACATTGACACGGATCTTGAGAGCAGGGGTACCAAGCGAGGTCATGAAACCGACAGCGGAGCTCAGATATCGGCACCATCCTTAGGAACACAGCCTGAGATCGTTTCTCCAGATAAAAAGCCTCGCACAGAGACGAGTTCACCGATGGCTGCTCCTTTGCAATCTATAGCGGCCTCGGAACAGAAAGATACGTCAAGTGAAACTCCTATTCTAAGGGAGCCATTGGATAATAAGCCACTCGCTCTGGAATCGTCGCTAACCAGCACAGCGCTTTCACGCGCTGAGGTGACATTAGAACTACCGGAGCAAACGCGCGACCACAATGCTTTTCAAAGTAGGATATGCTCGACGATGCATCAGGGCACTGTCACCAAAGATGACGAGGAAATGGCGTCTGACGATGAAATTCCGCAACTTAATCTCGACCCAGACAccgatgaggatgatgatgtcTCTATGCAATAG